A single region of the Cinclus cinclus chromosome 10, bCinCin1.1, whole genome shotgun sequence genome encodes:
- the CCL20 gene encoding C-C motif chemokine 20, translated as MTGCSSKSMVLLSLLGLLALLLWGTSEAQSNQDCCLSYTKVRLPRWALKGYTEQLSSEVCDIPAIIFHTASGLKACVNPKEGWVKKHLLFLSHKLRKMSA; from the exons ATgactggctgcagcagcaagagcatggtcctgctttccctgctggggctcctggcactgctcctgTGGGGCACCTCGGAGG CACAAAGCAACCAGGATTGCTGCCTGTCCTACACCAAAGTGCGTCTGCCTCGGTGGGCCCTGAAGGGTTACACTGAGCAGCTCTCCAGTGAGGTCTGTGACATCCCTGCCATCAT tttccaCACTGCCAGTGGGCTGAAAGCCTGTGTAAATCCTAAGGAAGGCTGGGTGAAGAAACATCTCCTTTTCCTGAG CCACAAGCTCAGGAAGATGTCAGCCTGA